A region of the Vibrio rumoiensis genome:
CGTTACGAGTGAACGAATAATGGTATAATCATCTTCCGATTGTAAAACCGCACCAATGCCTTCTAGCGACAAACTCATCTCTGATTGAAACTCATCCGCAGAGCGTGGAGATAGGTAGCTAGTATGTGGATCGATTTGGCGAGCAAACGCATTCATGTAGATTTGAAAAGCATCTTCACTATGAGCCTGAGTAATTCGCTTGATGGCATTATTATAACGTTTAGTTAATAGCTCCTTAATTTCCGGCCATTTCTTGCCCGTTAATTTAAGGTTTAATGCATCATATTTAACTCGTTGACGCCACAGTTCATTCACTTCAGCAATATTTTTCGGCCATGCTGCCTTAGAGCGATCAAGTTCCATTTTCTCATCGGTATCAAACTTGATTTCATGATCGAGTAACGTCAATGCATAAGAAAAACGTTCGTAACGGCGCTTCATTGATAAATTAAACATATCGAATGCAGCTTTTGTATCACCGGATTTCAATTGGTCATCAATATCCGTTTCAAACGGTTTGAAGCTATCAATATCACTTTGGGTGAAAATATTACGATTGTAATCAAGAGATTCTAAATATCTATCGAAAATGCCTTTAGAAAAAGCATCGTCAAGATTGAAGTGTTTGTAATGAGAACGAGTAAAACGCTTAGCAACCCGCTGACTTGCAATAGCATGCTGAGACTCAGGAGCCAGAGTTGGTATCTGCGACTCACTTATTGTCGGCTGTACAGCAAACGCTGAGTTTGCTGCTAGCGTTAAGCTAGCAGCAAGTAATGAAACTTTTAATCGGCAATTCATGCGTAGGAATATCCTTTTATACGCGCAAGTGCTCCGCTTTCACGACCATTTGTAAGCCGTTAGCAAGACGGACACGTACATCGTCTTTATTAATCTCAACAATCGTTGCAGCCATATTGCCTTGCCCCATGTTCACATTGATATCTTTACCGATGACGATCTCATCAGATTTCAATTCACGAGTTTCAACAACTGGCGCTTTTTGAGCTGGTTTCTTAGAGTCTGTTTTTGGCTTACGTGGTGCTTTCGGTGTCGCTTTTGCTTTCGCTTTAGCGGCTCTTTCTTCACGATTTTTATCAGCTTGTTCTTTGCGACGAGCTTGAACACGAGCTTTACTTTCTGCAAGTGTTGCTTGAGCATGTTCAACATGTTCAGCTTCTAATTCACCGCATGCATTACCGTCAAGGTCAACACGAGTTGCGCCTAATTTCACGCCATGAAGATAACGCCAAGAAGACGTATATTGACGTAAAGCAGCACGTAATTGAGTTTTACTTACTTTAGGATCTCTGTTTAGACGCTCGGCAAGATCTTGAAAGATACCAATTTTTAAAGGCTTTGCTTCACCTTCTAAAGTAAAGCATTGTGGGAAACGTTCAGCAATATAGGCGATGACTTCTTTGCTGTTCTTTAACTTTTCAGTGTTTTCCATGAGGGTTCCTGGTTGGTGCGGTCTCATCCGCACGGGTGTTCGTATAAATAATTCACGCTATTATAGTGAGATGGAAACGAAAAACCACCAACACGTGCAAATTAACATGGGTTATTATGCCCATATGGCATTAAAAAGTTTATTTTCACTCAGAAAAAGCACTTTTAACACTATTTACTAAGATGCGTTTGTAGTAATAATTCCACTTCTTTCATCATTGCGACCAAACCTTGTTCATCTTCCTCAGAAAAACGACCAATAGTTGGGCTATCGATATCTAAAACGCCTACCACTTCATTATTGACAGAAAATGGGATCACAAGTTCAGAATTACTTTGAGCATCACAAGCAATATGCCCTTCAAATTGATGAACATCATAAATGCGCTGTACACTATTCTCTGCCGCGGCTGTACCGCACACACCCCTTCCTAATGGAATACGAACACAAGCTGGTAATCCTTGAAAAGGACCAAGTACCAATTGTTCATCTTTTAATAAATAAAAGCCAACCCAGTTAATATCTTCTAATTCCATGTTCAATAACGAGCTAATATTAGCTAAGTTAGCAATAAGATCGGGTTCAGATTCAATCAATGCTTTCACCTGAGCAGTAATACGCTGGTACATCTTTAGACTCATGCTTTGTCTTCCATCTTTTTTCAATTTACGTACAATGCCAACACCGAAAATAGGGATCATTATCAAATATGAATAACGACGATAGGCATATAATTAACCAGAGTTGGTTACTCACTCAAGTTAAGAAGCACAAGGGTAAATTAATCTTTGCCAATGTGGTAGCGATTTTAGCCACTATTATCAGTGTGCCTATCCCATTATTAATGCCTTTAATGGTCGACGAAGTTTTGTTAGATAAACCCGCGACTGGCATTGAGTTAATGAACGCCATTTTGCCTAGCGCACTTCATAACCCAACAGGGTATATTGGGTTCGTATTTTTATTAATCGTATTAATGCGCACAGCAAGTCAGTTACTTAACATTATTCAAAGTCGGCAATTCACTCTCGTATCTAAGACGATTACCTACCATATTCGAGCCAGAATGTTGGATAAACTTGGCCTTATCAGTATTCAACAATATGAAACTTGTGGCAGTGGTGGCATTAACTCACATTTAATTACCGATGTTGAGACCATTGATTCTTTTATTGGAACCACTCTTAGCAAATTTATTATTAGTTTTTTGACCGTATTTGGTACTGCCGTGGTTTTACTCTGGCTAGATTGGCGATTAGGCTTATTTATCCTGCTAGTAAACCCTATTGTTATTTACTTCTCTCGCAAGCTAGGAAGTAAAGTTAAACATTTAAAACAACGAGAAAATCATTCTTTTGAACGCTTTCAAAATCGATTGATTGAAGTGCTCGATGGCATTTACCAACTACGTGCGTCGAATAAAGAAAAGCTTTATCTTGAGCAACTAAAAAGACAAGCCGATGAAATTCGTCAAGATGCCGATAGGTTTGCATGGCAATCTGAAGCGGCTGGACGCTTATCTTTTCTATTGTTTTTACTTGGCTTTGAATTATTTCGCGCTGTCGCAATGTTAATGGTGTTATTTAGTGATCTTACTATTGGTCAGATCTTTGCTGTTTTTGGCTATTTATGGTTTATGCTCGGCCCTGTTCAAGAATTACTGGGGGTACAATTTTCATGGTATAGCGCGAAAGCGGCCTTACAACGCATCAATTTATTACTACAAATGGAAGAAGAATATCGTCCAGTTTCTACTGTTAACCCATTCACACAACATGTTCCTGTCGATATCCAAATAAACGATGTTTGCTTTTCTTATAATGATGAATCCCAAGTATTAAACCATTTAAGTTTAACGATTCCTGCTGGGAAAAAAGTGGCGCTCGTTGGCGCAAGTGGTGGCGGTAAATCAACGCTAATACAGCTTCTCATTGGTGTTTATCGCCCACAAAGCGGCACCATTAAATTTAATGGTGAAAATGCAGATAACATTGGATTTGAAATAATTCGGGACCAAATAGCAGTTGTAATACAGCAACCTATCCTATTTAATGACACGCTAAGGAAAAACCTGACCCTTGGTGGTGACTTTTCTGATGCTGATTTATGGCATGTGTTAGAAGTTGCACAGTTGGATGATGTCATTACTCAGCTTTCTAATGGGTTAGACACACAAGTAGGAAGGCAAGGCGTTAGATTATCAGGCGGGCAAAGACAACGATTATCAATTGCTCGAATGTTGCTCACTAATCCTCAATTTGTGATTTTAGATGAAGCGACATCCGCACTGGATACCGCGACGGAATCAAAACTACATAAAGCGATGAATACCTTCTTAAATGGACGGACAGCGCTCATTGTGGCTCATCGACTATCCGCGGTGCAACAGGCAGATCTCATCTATGTTTTAGAAGATGGAAAAGTTATTCAGACTGGCACTCACAAGGAGCTGGTCGTTGAAGAAGGTCTCTATCAAACGTTATACGGTAACAATCAGACAGTAATAAATAACAACTTGGCCTATAAATAAACACCGTACTGGTCATGCAGAGGAATGAATGAGTCCAAAAAATGTTCGTGACATACACACCTTAAATGAAGGGATGGAGACTCAATCCAACCTTCAGGTTAATGATGCCCAAAACATTACTCATCGCCATCAAGCGTCTATCATTTGCCCATGCTGTGATATTAAAGTACACACTCAAGAACTTCCGACCGGAATAAATGCTCATTGTCCTCGATGTGATACACAATTATATAGAGGCAAGCAGTTCCTGCTACATACCAATTTAATGCTCGCGATTAGTGGATTGATCTTTCTTATCCCCGCTCTATTTTTACCTTTCATTACGATTAGACTCATCAATGTCAACTTTTCATCCACCCTCATGTCAGGGTCTTTTGCACTTTTTAATGAAGGTTTTTTTGCACTCAGTATTCTCATACTTCTATGCAGTACAGTGGTTCCTCTGCTCCTCTTCATATCAGTTATCAGTGCCCACTGGGGACTAAAACATAAACATTTTCCGATTTTTAAATACTCCTTACTGATTTACCAAAAAGTAAAACATTGGTGGATGATCGATGTTTTTTTATTAAGCATCGCTGTTGCTTCTTTTAAGCTACTTGAATACTCGACGGTTACTCCACAGATTGGACTTATCTGCATCACTTTTTCACAAATTATTGCCATTACTTTAATTATAAGGATGAGTGTGCGCCGATACTGGCAAGTATGGAGCCCTGCTGCAAGCTATGAATTATCTGAAATAGAATCACACTGCCAGCATTGCCATCTTTCTCAACCTAAAAGTAATAAATGCCGCCGTTGTCATAGCCCCATTATTCACAGAAAGCCTAACTCGACCCAAAAAACATGGGCTTTTCTCATTGCCGCCACCGTCTTTCTTATTCCCGCGAACTTTTTAGAAATCTCGATTATCTTCAGTAATGGCATTCGCTATGAAGATACGATTTTCTCTGGCGTCGTCACCTTGACCAAAGGGCATATTCCCATTGCCATCGTGATTTTTGTCGCCAGTATTTTAGTCCCCGTAGCGAAAATAGTCGGTTTAGCTTATATTTTGATCTGTATACAATTAAAATCTTCTACCGATCGATACCAAAGAATGAAACTCTATCTGTTTGTAAAATGGATAGGCAAATGGTCCATTTTAGACCTATTCGTTATTGCAACGACTATTGCACTCGTAGACCGAGACCAGATCCTTGATTTTTCCCCCGGCCCAGCAGCGATTGCTTTTGCCGCTGTCGTCGTTTTAACCATGCTTGCTGCTGAAAGTTTAGATCCACGCCTAATTTGGGATCAACCGTCTAAAACCAACAATAAGAATGAATCCTCTTATGAATAATGAGACACCAGAAAACCAAGTTAAACTCAAACAAGACCGTAAAATCTCCCCTTTATGGATTTTACCAATTATTGCTTTATGCCTAGCGAGTTGGCTTGGTTATAAAAGCTATAGTGAAATGGGCCAACGCATTCAAATACATTTCACCAATGCTCAAGGTCTTATCGAAGGTAGAACGACAATACGCTATCAAGGCTTAGAAGTTGGTATCGTGCGTAAGATTAGCCTTTCAGATAATCTAAAAGACATCTACGTCACTGCAGACATCTATCCTAAGGCCACTAAACTTTTATCAGACAATACACGTTTTTGGCTGGTAAAACCGAAAGCGAGTTTGAGTGGTATAACCGGCCTTGATGCCTTGGTATCGGGCAACTACATCGCGATTCAACCACCAGAAGATGTCATGAGCGGCAAAAAGCACCACTTAGAGACTGAATACACGGCACTGAAAGAAGAGCCGATGGATATACGTGCACAAAATGGTGTCAATATCACACTCACCTCAAAAGATTTAGGCTCTATTTCTGTCGGCTCTAAAATCATGTTTAGAAAAATCCCTATCGGTGAAGTGACTAACTTCACTCTTGCTGATGACGGTAGTTCAGTGAAAATTCAAACGTCTATCAAACAAGAATATGCGCATATCATCAATTCAGATAGCCGTTTTTGGAACGTCAGTGGGATTAGCACCAGCATTGGATTTAACGGCATTGATGTTCAACTTGAAAGCTTAAACTCACTATTAATGGGTGCCATTGCGGTTGATTCCCCAGAAGATGGGCAGCCTATCAATACTGATAAAGTCTATAAACTCTACCCTGATATCAAAACCGCAGGCCGGGGCATTAGAATAACCATGGACGTTCCTGATAATAGCAACGTGTCTGCCAATGCTCCTATCATGTACAAAGGCATCGAAGTCGGGCAAATTACTGATATCGGCTTATCTGATGACAAAACAAAAGTGGTTGCCTCTGCTGCCATTCAACCTGCGTTTTCTGATGCATTAAACAGCGGATCCCATTTTGTACTAGAAGAAGCCAAGCTGTCTTTGACAGATATGAAAAATGTCAGCAACTTCATTCGAGGTAACTACCTCAGTCTAGTTCCAGGAACTGGGCAGCGTGCTCGCCACTTTAGGGTCGTCAAAAAGAATGAGTTATTACGAGCGTCACATCAAACCACTCAAATCAACTTATCCGCAGATGATACTTACGGATTAGAAGAAGGTACGCAAATTCTTTATCGTGGTATTCCTGTCGGTAATATCAACAAAATTTACTTAGATGGCGAGCGTGTTCGTTTTGATGCTCAAATTGATACCCAATACTTACATTTAATTAAATCAAAAAGTCGTTTTTTCATTACCTCTAGCGTCAACGCAAGCTTTACCGGCACAGGGATTAATGTCTCTATGCCACCAATAAAGCACCTACTGGCTGGTTCGGTTAGCTTTGACAGCCTGGGTGAAGATAAAAGAAATTCCGAATATCACTTGTATGCAAGCCAACCTCTGGCCGATTTAGCCAAATATGAAACAGCAGGTTCCACAGGTTTAACCTTATTTGCAGACACTCTACCTCCAGTATCTATTGGAAGCCCTATCCTATATCGCAATTTAGAAGTTGGGAAAGTGTCTCATTTTTCTTTAGTTGATGGTGGTGTGAAAATTCAAATCCGAATTGAAAACCGCTATAAACATCTATTAACGAAACAAACCGTCTTTTGGAATCACTCAGGTGTTCAAGTTGATGCGAGTTTAAGCGGGCTAAAGGTGACCGCGTCACCTTTAGCTAGTTTATTAAACGGTGGAATTTCCTTTGATAACTTGCCTGGCGTCGAAAACAAGCTTAATAATAATTGGCTTTTATACCAAGACTATAAATCTGCTCGTCAGTTTGGCCGAAAAGTAACGCTAGTCACGGCGAAAAATGAAACTGTCACCAAAGGTATGCCAATCAAATACCAAGGGGTTCAAGTTGGTGAAGTCACGCTCGTTCATCTGAATTTCCCGAAAAAGAATGTCGAAATTTCAGCGCGAATTTTTCCTGAATACGTCGATAACATTGCAAAAAAAGACAGCCATTTCTGGGTGGTGACACCTGAAATAGGATTAACCGGTGCAAAGCATATTGATACTATTTTAAGCCCTTATATCGAAGTTGAGCCTTCTGATTCTAAAGAGTTAAGCTACAATTTCAGCCTTGGGCATCATGAAAAATCATCCAGCGGAGCCATTTTTTATCTACAAAGCTTAAATCGTGCCTCTGTCAAGGTTGGCGCCCCTATCTTGTATAGAGATTTTGAAATTGGCCATGTTACTAGTGTTGAGCTTGGAGATTTATCTGATCGCGTCATTACCACCATTGACATCGAACCTAAATATGCTTACTTAATTCGTAAAAACTCCGTCTTTTGGAATGTGTCAGGCGTGAATGTCAGCATTGGCTTAACTGGCGCAAATATTAAAGCTGGAACGGTAGATAATGTATTACGCGGTGGTATTGCATTTGCGACACCAGATGATGAGTCGCTACAACCTGCCGCATCAAAAGAGTCCACGTTCTTATTAAATAAAGAACCTCAGCCTGAGTGGCTGACATGGCAATTAGCGATCCCTAAATAATGATCGCAGTGAATAAACCATTCACTTAGCTTAAAAACAACTTACTTGATAAATGCAGCGGTTAAATCAGCTGCATTTTTTTTCATTTCAGTTAAAATTCGCCCTTAATTTTTATCTCCGTTGAGGTTTATCCTGTGCACGCTAATGTCTATCTCCCTAATGAGTTTCTTGAACTTGTTCAATCAACTATGCCAAGTCACTTATCAATGGATGATTTTATTGCGGCCTGCCAGCGACCTCTTCGCCGTAGCATTCGCGTTAACACCCTCAAGATCGATGTAGCTTCTTTCCAGAATGTTGCCCAACAAAAAGGTTGGTCTTTAGCTCAAATCCCATGGTGCAAAGAAGGCTTTTGGATTGAGCGAAGCGATGAGAGCGTCCCGCTTGGCAACACTGCCGAGCATTTAGCCGGTTTATTTTACATCCAAGAAGCCAGTTCAATGTTACCTGTAACGGCGCTATTACAAGACAATGAACAACTCAATCTTGTTCTTGATATGGCGGCAGCTCCCGGCTCAAAGACCACACAAATCGCCGCGGCAATGAACAATCAAGGTGCACTGGTTGCCAATGAGTACGCAGCTAGCCGCGTGAAAGTGCTTAGTGCCAATATTCAACGCTGTGGCGTTCACAACACGGCTTTAAGTAATTTTGATGCACGTGTATTCGGCGGCTGGCTTCCTGAGCACTTTGATACCATTTTATTAGACGCGCCCTGTTCAGGTGAAGGTACCGTTCGCAAAGATGCTGATGCGATGAGTAATTGGGATTTAGGATCGGTTACTGAAATCGCCGAAACACAAAAAGATCTCATTGAAAGTGCCTTTCACGCTTTAAAACCTGGTGGAACAATTACCTACTCAACCTGTACTCTGAACCACCAAGAAAACCAACAAGTCTGCCTGCACTTAAAACAAAAATTTGGTGATGCTGTTGAGTTTTTGCCACTTGGTGATTTATTTGAAAATGCAGAACAGGCATTAACCGAGCACGGATTTTTACATATTTATCCGCAAATATTTGATAGTGAAGGTTTCTTTGTCGCAAAAATCAAAAAGCTTTCTTCAGTTCAAGCACCTGAAGTGAAGAAGCGTTTAGGGAAATTCCCTTTTGAAGTTGCGAATGATAAAACCTATCAACAAATTCAACAGGAATTACAAAACACTCTTGGACTGGATATTCCTTCCAGCAGTCAAGTCTGGCTACGAGATCAAGAAGTGTGGTTATTCCCTTCAGCAATGACTCATATGATTGGCGAATTACGCTTTAGTCGAATTGGCCTGAAACTGGCAGAAACATTAAAGCCATCAAAGAAAAAAAATGCCCCCCTTTACCGATGGCAACATGAAGCCGTCATGGCATTAGGCAAAGCGAGTAATCTCAAGAGTGTGGAGTTAAGTATCGAAGAGGCACGTGAATGGTTCATGGGCCGAGATGTACGCCCTAACATAGAAGCTGGAAACGGTGAAGTTATGGTTACCTACTCTAATGCGGTAATTGGCTTAGGAAAATGGGTTGGAAATCGAATAAAAAATGGATTGCCACGCGAACTCGTTAGAGATAAAAACTTATTCTAAGTGCAAATGTGATCGGCTCATACCACTATAGATATGAGCCGATTGTTATTCATCTTG
Encoded here:
- a CDS encoding PqiA/YebS family transporter subunit, with translation METQSNLQVNDAQNITHRHQASIICPCCDIKVHTQELPTGINAHCPRCDTQLYRGKQFLLHTNLMLAISGLIFLIPALFLPFITIRLINVNFSSTLMSGSFALFNEGFFALSILILLCSTVVPLLLFISVISAHWGLKHKHFPIFKYSLLIYQKVKHWWMIDVFLLSIAVASFKLLEYSTVTPQIGLICITFSQIIAITLIIRMSVRRYWQVWSPAASYELSEIESHCQHCHLSQPKSNKCRRCHSPIIHRKPNSTQKTWAFLIAATVFLIPANFLEISIIFSNGIRYEDTIFSGVVTLTKGHIPIAIVIFVASILVPVAKIVGLAYILICIQLKSSTDRYQRMKLYLFVKWIGKWSILDLFVIATTIALVDRDQILDFSPGPAAIAFAAVVVLTMLAAESLDPRLIWDQPSKTNNKNESSYE
- a CDS encoding GAF domain-containing protein; this encodes MSLKMYQRITAQVKALIESEPDLIANLANISSLLNMELEDINWVGFYLLKDEQLVLGPFQGLPACVRIPLGRGVCGTAAAENSVQRIYDVHQFEGHIACDAQSNSELVIPFSVNNEVVGVLDIDSPTIGRFSEEDEQGLVAMMKEVELLLQTHLSK
- a CDS encoding MlaD family protein, with product MNNETPENQVKLKQDRKISPLWILPIIALCLASWLGYKSYSEMGQRIQIHFTNAQGLIEGRTTIRYQGLEVGIVRKISLSDNLKDIYVTADIYPKATKLLSDNTRFWLVKPKASLSGITGLDALVSGNYIAIQPPEDVMSGKKHHLETEYTALKEEPMDIRAQNGVNITLTSKDLGSISVGSKIMFRKIPIGEVTNFTLADDGSSVKIQTSIKQEYAHIINSDSRFWNVSGISTSIGFNGIDVQLESLNSLLMGAIAVDSPEDGQPINTDKVYKLYPDIKTAGRGIRITMDVPDNSNVSANAPIMYKGIEVGQITDIGLSDDKTKVVASAAIQPAFSDALNSGSHFVLEEAKLSLTDMKNVSNFIRGNYLSLVPGTGQRARHFRVVKKNELLRASHQTTQINLSADDTYGLEEGTQILYRGIPVGNINKIYLDGERVRFDAQIDTQYLHLIKSKSRFFITSSVNASFTGTGINVSMPPIKHLLAGSVSFDSLGEDKRNSEYHLYASQPLADLAKYETAGSTGLTLFADTLPPVSIGSPILYRNLEVGKVSHFSLVDGGVKIQIRIENRYKHLLTKQTVFWNHSGVQVDASLSGLKVTASPLASLLNGGISFDNLPGVENKLNNNWLLYQDYKSARQFGRKVTLVTAKNETVTKGMPIKYQGVQVGEVTLVHLNFPKKNVEISARIFPEYVDNIAKKDSHFWVVTPEIGLTGAKHIDTILSPYIEVEPSDSKELSYNFSLGHHEKSSSGAIFYLQSLNRASVKVGAPILYRDFEIGHVTSVELGDLSDRVITTIDIEPKYAYLIRKNSVFWNVSGVNVSIGLTGANIKAGTVDNVLRGGIAFATPDDESLQPAASKESTFLLNKEPQPEWLTWQLAIPK
- a CDS encoding ABC transporter ATP-binding protein — encoded protein: MNNDDRHIINQSWLLTQVKKHKGKLIFANVVAILATIISVPIPLLMPLMVDEVLLDKPATGIELMNAILPSALHNPTGYIGFVFLLIVLMRTASQLLNIIQSRQFTLVSKTITYHIRARMLDKLGLISIQQYETCGSGGINSHLITDVETIDSFIGTTLSKFIISFLTVFGTAVVLLWLDWRLGLFILLVNPIVIYFSRKLGSKVKHLKQRENHSFERFQNRLIEVLDGIYQLRASNKEKLYLEQLKRQADEIRQDADRFAWQSEAAGRLSFLLFLLGFELFRAVAMLMVLFSDLTIGQIFAVFGYLWFMLGPVQELLGVQFSWYSAKAALQRINLLLQMEEEYRPVSTVNPFTQHVPVDIQINDVCFSYNDESQVLNHLSLTIPAGKKVALVGASGGGKSTLIQLLIGVYRPQSGTIKFNGENADNIGFEIIRDQIAVVIQQPILFNDTLRKNLTLGGDFSDADLWHVLEVAQLDDVITQLSNGLDTQVGRQGVRLSGGQRQRLSIARMLLTNPQFVILDEATSALDTATESKLHKAMNTFLNGRTALIVAHRLSAVQQADLIYVLEDGKVIQTGTHKELVVEEGLYQTLYGNNQTVINNNLAYK
- the proQ gene encoding RNA chaperone ProQ, which encodes MENTEKLKNSKEVIAYIAERFPQCFTLEGEAKPLKIGIFQDLAERLNRDPKVSKTQLRAALRQYTSSWRYLHGVKLGATRVDLDGNACGELEAEHVEHAQATLAESKARVQARRKEQADKNREERAAKAKAKATPKAPRKPKTDSKKPAQKAPVVETRELKSDEIVIGKDINVNMGQGNMAATIVEINKDDVRVRLANGLQMVVKAEHLRV
- the rsmF gene encoding 16S rRNA (cytosine(1407)-C(5))-methyltransferase RsmF, giving the protein MHANVYLPNEFLELVQSTMPSHLSMDDFIAACQRPLRRSIRVNTLKIDVASFQNVAQQKGWSLAQIPWCKEGFWIERSDESVPLGNTAEHLAGLFYIQEASSMLPVTALLQDNEQLNLVLDMAAAPGSKTTQIAAAMNNQGALVANEYAASRVKVLSANIQRCGVHNTALSNFDARVFGGWLPEHFDTILLDAPCSGEGTVRKDADAMSNWDLGSVTEIAETQKDLIESAFHALKPGGTITYSTCTLNHQENQQVCLHLKQKFGDAVEFLPLGDLFENAEQALTEHGFLHIYPQIFDSEGFFVAKIKKLSSVQAPEVKKRLGKFPFEVANDKTYQQIQQELQNTLGLDIPSSSQVWLRDQEVWLFPSAMTHMIGELRFSRIGLKLAETLKPSKKKNAPLYRWQHEAVMALGKASNLKSVELSIEEAREWFMGRDVRPNIEAGNGEVMVTYSNAVIGLGKWVGNRIKNGLPRELVRDKNLF